Proteins encoded together in one Xenopus laevis strain J_2021 chromosome 6L, Xenopus_laevis_v10.1, whole genome shotgun sequence window:
- the LOC121394584 gene encoding serine/threonine-protein kinase sck2-like: protein MACGSSPFMEYGNRTECRLSILLGQPCILIRFSFELQDLLRMLLKKNPKERLGCNGNIREHPFFNAINWVQLEKRTLPPPSQPEAVST, encoded by the exons ATGGCATGTGGGAGCTCACCATTCATGGAGTACGGCAACAGGACAGAATGCCGTTTGTCTATTCTTCTTGGACAGCCATGCATTCTGATAAGGTTCAGCTTCGAATTGCAAGATCTCCTGAGAATG ctcctgaagaaaaatccaaaagaacGACTGGGCTGCAATGGAAATATTCGGGAGCACCCATTTTTTAATGCTATTAATTGGGTGCAACTAGAAAAACGGACTCTACCACCTCCTTCCCAGCCAGAAGCAGTAAGTACATGA